One genomic segment of Hypanus sabinus isolate sHypSab1 unplaced genomic scaffold, sHypSab1.hap1 scaffold_529, whole genome shotgun sequence includes these proteins:
- the LOC132389299 gene encoding uncharacterized protein LOC132389299 has product MFRRQKNAFNQKTSLIKIRHSLITSERDLQTIGEKYQEMDRTRRQHRLKAIELYSTLESRIIANSVRELGQATCLRNTCILNHNSSIPERKLYCQLLNSDRAEPDVSYAEVKLKTPSAPRVRKDRDGQNTTYSELNVRKKKPRIDKDEHSPISSGPGGRSTAAETAEPDVSYVEVNFKTPSAPRVRADRDGLKSTYSELNVRKKKHRVDEDEDPPISSGPGGLSTAAQTGQSP; this is encoded by the exons ATGTTCAGAAGACAGAAAAATGCCTTTAATCAGAAAACgtccttaatca AGATCCGTCACTCTCTGATCACTTCCGAACGAGACTTGCAGACTATTGGGGAAAAATATCAGGAGATGGACAGGACCCGGAGACAACATCGACTAAAGGCCATCGAGTTGTATTCGACCCTTGAATCCAGGATAATCGCGAATTCCGTCCGTGAGCTCGGCCAGGCCACCTGTCTCAGGAATACGTGTATCCTCAACCACAACAGCTCTATCCCCGAACGCAAATTATACTGCCAATTGTTAAACAGCGATAGAG ctgaacctgatgtaTCGTACGCGGAAGTTAAGTTAAAGACCCCCTCGGCTCCCCGGGTCCGGAAAGATCGAG ACGGTCAGAACACcacctactcagagctgaacGTTCGGAAAAAGAAACCCCGCATCGATAAGGACGAACATTCTCCCATTTCCTCGGGTCCCGGCGGGCGGTCAACCGCAGCAgaaacag ctgaacctgatgtaTCGTACGTTGAAGTTAATTTCAAGACCCCATCGGCGCCCCGGGTCCGGGCAGATCGAG ATGGTCTGAAATCcacctactcagagctgaacGTCCGGAAAAAGAAACACCGCGTCGATGAGGACGAAGATCCTCCCATTTCCTCGGGACCCGGCGGGCTATCAACCGCtgcacaaacaggtcagagtCCATAG